The following coding sequences lie in one Myxococcus xanthus genomic window:
- a CDS encoding hybrid sensor histidine kinase/response regulator produces MTPSEHISADRNQERASQPRASILMVDDHPSNLLALEAILEPLGQELVKATSGEEALKFLLQRDFAVILMDVQMPGLDGFQTATLIKQRERTRTIPIIFLTALSRDAAHVFKGYAHGAVDYLLKPFDPEILRSKVSVFVDLFLKEQQIQRQAVLLRQREREALERQSELRHLRLTESLPEVMWAARSDGSFTYANRAARDYTGIQAEQPLSLNTFLEFVHPVDREAMRAAWVQAIRMGQRVEREFRLRRFDGVYRWHLARAVPERDENGLLAGWIAVATDIDDKRRAEEALGRFKATLDATLDCVLMFSPDSLTLTYANAGAAKQLASSTDELVGLSVLEVEGAFDEAGFRKLLAPLVSGTLPSQTYSTSHRRRDGSEVPVEVVLQYVAADGGPGRFISVARDITERQRAETALRLASEAKDSFLAAASHELRTPLAAAKGHAHLALLKLGGETEAGPGKSLKIINRQIDRMAKLVEDLLDISRLQAGRLSLELERFDLSHLVHETRDRMAVLSQGHEIHVEASDQLEGTWDRGRLDQVLTNLLSNALRYSPEGGPVWVRVQGEHDEGVHLSVTDTGVGIPKEKQGLIFERFGRAHGSKYGGLGLGLTISQGIVEQHGGRIWVESPGVAGEGSTFHVWLPRETEAPTGGVHPDAATRSAN; encoded by the coding sequence ATGACGCCTAGCGAACACATCTCCGCGGACCGCAACCAGGAAAGGGCTTCCCAGCCCCGAGCGAGCATCCTGATGGTGGACGACCATCCGTCCAACCTGCTCGCGCTGGAGGCCATTCTCGAGCCGCTCGGGCAGGAGTTGGTGAAGGCCACCAGCGGTGAGGAGGCCCTCAAGTTCCTGCTTCAGCGCGACTTCGCCGTCATCCTGATGGACGTGCAGATGCCAGGGCTGGACGGCTTCCAGACGGCCACGCTCATCAAGCAGCGCGAGCGCACGCGCACCATCCCCATCATCTTCCTCACCGCGCTCAGCCGCGACGCGGCCCACGTCTTCAAGGGCTACGCGCACGGCGCGGTGGACTACCTGCTCAAGCCGTTCGACCCGGAAATCCTCCGCTCCAAGGTCAGCGTCTTCGTGGACCTGTTCCTCAAGGAGCAGCAGATTCAGCGGCAGGCGGTGCTCCTCCGGCAGCGCGAGCGCGAGGCGCTGGAGCGGCAGAGCGAGCTGCGCCACCTGCGGCTCACGGAGTCCTTGCCGGAGGTGATGTGGGCGGCGCGCTCGGACGGCAGCTTCACCTACGCCAACCGCGCCGCGCGGGACTACACCGGCATCCAGGCGGAACAGCCGCTGTCGCTCAACACCTTCCTGGAGTTCGTCCACCCGGTGGACCGCGAGGCCATGCGCGCCGCGTGGGTGCAGGCCATCCGCATGGGACAGCGCGTGGAGCGCGAGTTCCGCCTGCGCCGCTTCGACGGCGTGTACCGCTGGCACCTGGCGCGCGCGGTGCCGGAGCGGGACGAGAATGGCCTGCTGGCCGGCTGGATTGCCGTGGCCACGGACATCGACGACAAGCGCCGGGCGGAGGAGGCGCTGGGGCGCTTCAAGGCGACGCTGGACGCGACGCTGGACTGCGTCCTCATGTTCTCCCCGGACTCGCTGACGCTCACCTACGCCAACGCGGGCGCTGCCAAGCAGTTGGCCAGCAGCACCGATGAACTGGTGGGCCTGTCGGTGCTGGAGGTGGAGGGCGCCTTCGACGAGGCCGGCTTCCGCAAGCTGCTGGCGCCGCTGGTGAGCGGCACGTTGCCCAGCCAGACGTACTCCACCAGCCACCGCCGGCGGGATGGCTCGGAGGTGCCGGTGGAGGTGGTGCTCCAGTACGTGGCGGCGGACGGCGGCCCCGGGCGCTTCATCTCCGTGGCGCGCGACATCACGGAGCGGCAGCGGGCGGAGACGGCGCTGCGGCTGGCCAGCGAGGCGAAGGATTCCTTCCTCGCGGCGGCCAGCCACGAGCTGCGCACGCCGCTGGCCGCGGCCAAGGGCCACGCGCACCTGGCGCTGCTGAAGCTGGGCGGTGAGACAGAAGCCGGGCCGGGCAAGTCGCTCAAAATCATCAACCGGCAAATCGACCGGATGGCCAAGCTGGTGGAGGACCTGCTGGACATCAGCCGGCTCCAGGCGGGGCGCCTGTCGTTGGAGCTGGAGCGCTTCGACCTGAGCCATCTGGTGCACGAGACGCGGGACCGCATGGCGGTGCTGTCGCAAGGCCATGAAATCCACGTCGAGGCGTCGGATCAGCTCGAGGGGACGTGGGACCGGGGCCGGTTGGACCAGGTGCTCACGAACCTGCTGTCCAATGCGTTGCGCTACTCGCCCGAGGGCGGGCCCGTGTGGGTGCGGGTGCAGGGTGAGCACGACGAGGGCGTCCACCTGTCGGTGACGGACACCGGCGTGGGAATCCCCAAGGAGAAGCAGGGGCTCATCTTCGAGCGCTTCGGCCGCGCGCACGGCAGCAAGTACGGCGGTCTGGGCCTGGGGCTCACCATCAGCCAGGGCATCGTGGAGCAGCACGGCGGCCGTATCTGGGTGGAGTCTCCGGGTGTGGCGGGGGAAGGCTCCACCTTCCACGTCTGGCTGCCGCGCGAGACGGAGGCGCCTACCGGCGGCGTGCATCCGGACGCGGCGACGCGCTCCGCCAACTGA
- a CDS encoding HAMP domain-containing protein, with amino-acid sequence MDDTKVPQSPSNGRKRASARKPSGNGTSRPEAPTREVAPSEPPAANRLSGDRGRPRSTSPADLEVAAPKPARRNGRGRGARASTPRGQGRGGHPLQPLLAALRSVHGGDFSVRLPGGGADPVMEEIASAFNAVVSLNATLTQEVVRVERVVGREGRMGERVSLGDVRGDWAHSINSINSLIGDLVQPTTEVARVLVAVAQGDLTQKMALEIDGQPVKGEFLRIGTTVNAMLDQLNSFAAEVTRVAREVGSDGKLGGQAEVRGVSGVWKDLTDNVNLMANNLTAQVRNIAEVSTAVANGDLSKKITVDARGEVFELKSTINTMVDQLNGFASEVTRVAREVGTEGKLGGQAAVPGVSGTWKDLTDNVNFMASNLTTQVRGIVKVVTAVANGDLTQKLMVPSQGEIAALGATLNAMTDTLNVFAQQVTSVARTVGVEGKLGAQAQVPGAAGTWKDLTDNVNLMANNLTAQVRNIGEVTTAVAKGDLSKKITVDVRGEVLELKDTINTMVDQLRAFASEVTRVAREVGTDGKLGGQADVKGVGGVWKDLTDNVNYMASNLTTQVRNIALVTTSVANGDLSKKITVDARGEILELKNTINTMVDQLNSFASEVTRVAREVGTHGKLGGQAEVRGVSGTWKDLTDNVNVMAVNLTTQVRGIAKVVTAVANGDLTQRLKMEAKGEVAELADTINAMTQTLSIFAQQVTDVARTVGVEGKLGAQAVVPGVAGTWKDLTNNVNLLANNLTDQVRNIAEVTTAVAKGDLSRKITVDAKGEVLELKSTINTMVDQLNSFAAEVTRVAKEVGTEGKLGGQAEVRGVSGVWKDLTDNVNFMAVNLTTQVRGIVRVVTAVANGDLNQKLTMDAKGEIAALADTINAMTQTLSIFAQQVTDVARTVGVEGKLGAQAEVPGVAGTWKDLTNNVNLLANNLTAQVRNIAEVTTAVANGDLSKKITVDAKGEVLELKSTINTMVDQLRAFAAEVTRVAKEVGTEGKLGGQADVKDLSGVWKDLTDNVNVLAGNLTDQVRNIAKVTTAVANGDLSQKITVSVKGEVLELKNTINTMVDQLRAFASEVTRVAKEVGTEGKLGGQAAVPGVAGTWKDLTDNVNVLAGNLTDQVRNIAKVTTAVANGDLSQKISVEARGEILELKSTINTMVDQLRAFAAEVTRVAKEVGTDGKLGGQAAVPGVAGTWKDLTDNVNSMASNLTAQVRNIALVTTAVANGDLSKKITVDAKGEILELKDTINIMVDQLNSFSAEVTRVAREVGTEGKLGGQAEVRGVSGVWKDLTDNVNFMARNLTTQVRGIVKVVTAVANGDLKQKLAVEAKGEVAALAETINNMTDTLGTFAEQVSTVAREVGVEGKLGGQARVPGVAGTWKDLTDNVNFMASNLTTQVRGIVKVVTAVANGDLTQKLAVEAKGEVAALAETINNMTDTLGTFADQVTTVAREVGIEGKLGGQARVPGARGTWRQLTDNVNQLAGTLTSQLRAISDVATAVTKGDLTRSITVVAEGEVAALKDNINQMIVNLRETTQKNQEQDWLKTNLAKFSGMMQGQKSLDAVSRLIMSELTPLVSAHHGAFFLVDGAEAGTPLLKLTSTYAYRERKHIANRFRFGEGLVGQCALERKTILLTQVPEDYITISSGLGEAAPLNIIVLPVLFEGEVKAVIELASFHAFSAIHQIFLDQLTETIGVVLNMIIANMRTEQLLLQSQDLTQELQSQSKELTQQQEALKRSNIELEEKATLLEEQNRRVEEKNNEVERARVSLEEKAEQLTVISKYKSEFLANMSHELRTPLNSLLILAKLLSDNKDGNLSTKQVEYANTIYASGGDLLSLINEILDLSKVEAGKMQVEPRDIVLTELNQFIERSFLPVAEQKGLSFTVEVGPGAPRHIRTDPQRLQQVLKNLLSNAFKFTDEGSVQLKVKLAEVGTHFDHEVLRRSRYVLGFAVSDTGIGIARDKQRLIFEAFQQADGSTARKYGGTGLGLSISREIAKLLGGEIQVTSEPGRGSTFTLYLPPEYISPEEEGLPSIPSPYEPPPRLPPPPTPESPRAEPPPAPPVADSGHVLDAALPPPIESLLTPVAVEDDRDHIREGDRVLLLIEDDVKFARIMVQMAREKGFKALVATRGDTGLSMANEFQPHAITLDIQLPVVDGWSVLDRLKRNPRTRHIPVHVISVMDKNQGNSQGAFGYLTKPVSKEGLERVFNQLASFLERKERRLLLVEDDDVQRDSLVKLLSEGGDVEVTAVATGEEVLHHLETGEFDCVVIDLMLPDTDGIRLVEEVKTQNRFRDLPIVIYTGKELTPKDEARLRRYTGSVILKSGTKSPEQLLSDTALFLHRLDQNLPPRARAALAQRNEKDAELSAKKVLVVDDDMRNIFALTSVLENHGMQVVFAENGRAAIEMLEQHRDVDIVLMDVMMPEMDGYETMRAIRKDLKYSSLPIIAVTAKALKDDREKCMAAGASDYLPKPVDTDKLLELIRLWVTA; translated from the coding sequence GTGGACGACACCAAGGTTCCCCAGTCTCCTTCCAACGGCCGTAAGCGTGCCTCCGCGCGCAAGCCTTCGGGGAACGGCACTTCCCGCCCGGAGGCGCCTACCCGCGAGGTGGCCCCTTCCGAGCCCCCCGCGGCCAACCGCTTGAGCGGTGACCGGGGACGACCCCGCTCCACCTCGCCAGCGGACCTTGAAGTGGCGGCACCGAAGCCCGCCCGCCGCAACGGCCGGGGCCGTGGCGCTCGCGCGTCCACCCCGCGTGGCCAGGGACGCGGCGGCCATCCGCTGCAACCCCTGCTCGCCGCGCTTCGTTCGGTGCACGGCGGAGACTTCTCCGTGCGGCTCCCGGGCGGCGGCGCCGACCCGGTGATGGAGGAGATCGCCAGTGCCTTCAACGCCGTGGTGTCGCTCAACGCCACCCTGACGCAGGAAGTGGTCCGCGTGGAGCGCGTGGTCGGCCGCGAGGGCCGCATGGGCGAGCGCGTGTCGCTGGGCGACGTGCGCGGCGATTGGGCCCACAGCATCAACTCCATCAATTCGCTCATCGGCGACCTGGTGCAGCCCACCACGGAGGTGGCGCGCGTGCTGGTGGCCGTGGCGCAGGGCGACCTCACCCAGAAGATGGCGTTGGAGATTGATGGCCAGCCCGTCAAGGGCGAGTTCCTCCGCATCGGCACTACCGTCAACGCGATGCTGGACCAGCTCAACTCGTTCGCCGCCGAGGTGACGCGCGTGGCGCGCGAGGTGGGCAGCGACGGCAAGCTGGGCGGTCAGGCCGAAGTGCGCGGCGTGTCCGGCGTGTGGAAGGACCTCACGGACAACGTGAACCTGATGGCCAACAACCTCACGGCCCAGGTGCGCAACATCGCCGAGGTGTCCACGGCGGTGGCCAACGGCGACCTGTCCAAGAAAATCACCGTGGACGCGCGCGGCGAGGTCTTCGAGCTCAAGAGCACCATCAACACGATGGTGGACCAGCTCAACGGCTTCGCCTCCGAAGTGACGCGCGTGGCGCGCGAAGTCGGCACCGAAGGCAAGCTGGGCGGTCAGGCCGCGGTGCCTGGCGTGTCCGGCACGTGGAAGGACCTCACGGACAACGTGAACTTCATGGCCTCCAACCTCACCACGCAGGTGCGGGGCATCGTGAAGGTGGTGACGGCCGTCGCCAACGGCGACCTCACCCAGAAGTTGATGGTGCCGTCGCAGGGTGAGATTGCCGCGCTGGGCGCCACGCTCAACGCGATGACGGACACCCTCAACGTCTTCGCGCAGCAGGTGACCAGCGTCGCGCGCACGGTGGGCGTGGAAGGCAAGCTGGGCGCCCAGGCCCAGGTGCCCGGCGCCGCCGGGACGTGGAAGGACCTCACGGACAACGTGAACCTGATGGCCAACAACCTCACGGCCCAGGTGCGCAACATCGGCGAGGTGACGACGGCCGTCGCCAAGGGCGACCTGTCCAAGAAAATCACCGTCGACGTGCGCGGCGAGGTGCTGGAGCTCAAGGACACCATCAACACGATGGTGGACCAGCTCCGCGCCTTCGCCTCCGAGGTGACGCGCGTGGCCCGCGAGGTGGGCACCGACGGAAAGCTGGGCGGCCAGGCCGACGTGAAGGGCGTGGGGGGCGTGTGGAAGGACCTCACGGACAACGTGAACTACATGGCCTCCAACCTCACCACGCAGGTGCGCAACATCGCGCTGGTGACGACGTCGGTGGCCAATGGCGACCTGTCCAAGAAGATTACGGTCGACGCGCGCGGCGAAATCCTGGAGCTGAAGAACACCATCAACACGATGGTGGACCAGCTCAACAGCTTCGCCTCGGAAGTGACGCGCGTGGCGCGCGAGGTCGGCACCCACGGCAAGCTGGGTGGCCAGGCCGAGGTGCGCGGCGTGTCCGGCACCTGGAAGGACCTCACGGACAACGTGAACGTCATGGCCGTGAACCTCACCACCCAGGTGCGCGGCATCGCCAAGGTGGTGACGGCGGTGGCCAACGGTGACCTCACCCAGCGCCTGAAGATGGAGGCCAAGGGCGAGGTGGCCGAGCTGGCCGACACCATCAACGCGATGACGCAGACGCTGTCCATCTTCGCGCAGCAGGTGACGGACGTGGCGCGCACGGTGGGCGTGGAAGGCAAGCTGGGCGCCCAGGCGGTGGTGCCGGGCGTGGCGGGCACGTGGAAGGACCTCACCAACAACGTGAACCTGCTTGCCAACAACCTCACCGACCAGGTCCGCAACATCGCCGAAGTCACCACGGCTGTCGCCAAGGGTGACCTGTCCCGCAAGATTACCGTCGACGCCAAGGGCGAGGTGCTGGAGCTGAAGAGCACCATCAACACGATGGTGGACCAGCTCAACAGCTTCGCCGCGGAGGTGACGCGCGTCGCGAAGGAAGTCGGCACCGAAGGGAAGCTGGGCGGCCAGGCCGAAGTGCGCGGCGTGTCCGGCGTGTGGAAGGACCTCACGGACAACGTGAACTTCATGGCCGTCAACCTCACCACGCAGGTGCGGGGCATCGTGCGCGTGGTGACGGCGGTGGCCAACGGCGACCTGAACCAGAAGCTGACGATGGATGCCAAGGGCGAGATTGCCGCGCTCGCCGACACCATCAACGCGATGACGCAGACGCTGTCCATCTTCGCGCAGCAGGTGACGGACGTGGCACGCACGGTGGGCGTGGAAGGCAAGCTGGGCGCCCAGGCGGAAGTGCCGGGCGTGGCGGGCACCTGGAAGGACCTCACCAACAACGTGAACCTGCTCGCCAACAACCTCACGGCGCAGGTGCGAAACATCGCCGAGGTCACCACGGCCGTGGCCAATGGTGACCTGTCCAAGAAAATCACGGTCGACGCCAAGGGAGAGGTGCTGGAGCTCAAGAGCACCATCAACACGATGGTGGACCAGCTCCGCGCCTTCGCCGCCGAGGTGACGCGCGTCGCGAAGGAAGTCGGCACCGAGGGCAAGCTGGGCGGTCAGGCCGACGTGAAGGACCTGTCCGGCGTGTGGAAGGACCTCACGGACAACGTGAACGTGCTGGCCGGAAACCTCACGGACCAGGTGCGAAACATCGCCAAGGTGACCACGGCCGTCGCCAACGGCGACCTGTCGCAGAAAATCACCGTCTCCGTGAAGGGCGAGGTGCTGGAGCTGAAGAACACCATCAACACCATGGTGGACCAGCTCCGTGCCTTCGCCTCCGAGGTGACGCGCGTCGCGAAGGAAGTCGGCACCGAAGGCAAGCTGGGCGGTCAGGCCGCGGTGCCCGGCGTCGCCGGCACCTGGAAGGACCTCACGGACAACGTGAACGTGCTGGCCGGAAACCTCACGGACCAGGTGCGCAACATCGCCAAGGTGACGACGGCCGTCGCCAACGGCGACTTGTCACAGAAAATCTCCGTGGAGGCCCGGGGCGAAATCCTGGAACTGAAGAGCACCATCAACACGATGGTGGACCAGCTCCGCGCCTTCGCCGCCGAGGTGACGCGCGTCGCGAAGGAAGTGGGGACGGACGGAAAGCTGGGCGGCCAGGCCGCGGTGCCCGGGGTCGCCGGTACATGGAAAGACCTCACGGACAACGTGAACAGCATGGCCTCCAACCTCACCGCGCAGGTGCGAAACATCGCGCTGGTGACCACGGCGGTGGCCAATGGCGATTTGTCCAAGAAGATTACTGTCGACGCCAAGGGCGAAATCCTGGAGCTGAAGGACACCATCAACATCATGGTGGACCAGCTCAACAGCTTCTCCGCGGAGGTGACGCGCGTCGCTCGCGAGGTTGGCACCGAGGGCAAGCTGGGCGGTCAAGCCGAAGTGCGCGGCGTGTCCGGCGTGTGGAAGGACCTCACGGACAACGTGAACTTCATGGCCCGCAACCTCACCACGCAGGTGCGCGGCATCGTCAAGGTCGTGACGGCGGTGGCCAACGGCGACTTGAAGCAGAAGCTGGCCGTGGAGGCGAAGGGCGAGGTCGCCGCGCTGGCGGAGACCATCAACAACATGACGGACACGCTGGGCACCTTCGCCGAGCAGGTGTCCACGGTGGCCCGCGAGGTGGGCGTCGAAGGGAAGCTGGGCGGCCAGGCCCGCGTGCCCGGGGTCGCGGGGACGTGGAAGGACCTCACGGACAACGTGAACTTCATGGCCTCCAACCTCACCACGCAGGTGCGCGGCATCGTCAAGGTCGTGACGGCGGTGGCCAACGGCGACCTGACGCAGAAGCTGGCCGTGGAGGCGAAGGGCGAAGTCGCCGCGCTGGCGGAGACCATCAACAACATGACGGACACGCTGGGCACCTTCGCCGACCAGGTGACGACGGTGGCCCGCGAGGTGGGTATCGAAGGGAAGCTGGGCGGCCAGGCCCGCGTGCCGGGTGCGCGCGGCACGTGGCGGCAGCTGACCGACAACGTGAACCAGCTGGCCGGCACGTTGACGAGCCAGCTGCGCGCCATCTCCGACGTGGCCACCGCGGTGACGAAGGGTGACCTCACGCGAAGCATCACCGTCGTGGCCGAGGGCGAGGTCGCCGCGCTGAAGGACAACATCAACCAGATGATTGTCAACCTGCGTGAGACGACGCAGAAGAACCAGGAGCAGGACTGGCTCAAGACGAACCTGGCGAAGTTCAGCGGCATGATGCAGGGCCAGAAGAGCCTGGACGCCGTCAGCCGCCTCATCATGAGCGAGCTGACGCCGCTGGTCTCCGCGCACCACGGCGCCTTCTTCCTGGTGGACGGCGCCGAGGCCGGCACGCCGCTGCTCAAGCTCACCAGCACCTACGCGTACCGGGAGCGCAAGCACATCGCCAACCGGTTCCGCTTCGGTGAGGGCCTGGTCGGCCAGTGCGCCCTGGAGCGGAAGACCATCCTGCTCACCCAGGTGCCGGAGGACTACATCACCATCTCCTCCGGACTGGGCGAGGCCGCGCCGCTCAACATCATCGTCCTGCCCGTCCTCTTCGAAGGCGAGGTGAAGGCCGTCATCGAGCTGGCCTCCTTCCACGCGTTCAGCGCCATCCACCAAATCTTCCTGGATCAGCTCACGGAGACCATTGGCGTGGTGCTGAACATGATCATCGCCAACATGCGCACGGAGCAACTGCTGCTCCAGTCGCAGGACCTGACGCAGGAGCTCCAGAGCCAGTCCAAGGAGCTGACGCAGCAGCAGGAGGCCCTCAAGCGCAGCAACATCGAGCTGGAGGAGAAGGCGACGCTGCTGGAGGAGCAGAACCGCCGCGTCGAGGAGAAGAACAACGAGGTGGAGCGCGCCCGCGTCAGCCTGGAGGAGAAGGCCGAGCAGCTCACCGTCATCTCCAAGTACAAGAGCGAGTTCCTGGCCAACATGAGCCACGAGCTGCGCACGCCGCTCAACTCGCTGCTCATCCTGGCCAAGCTGCTGTCGGACAACAAGGACGGCAACCTCAGCACCAAGCAGGTGGAGTACGCGAACACCATCTACGCCTCCGGCGGAGACCTGCTCAGCCTCATCAACGAAATCCTCGACCTGTCCAAGGTGGAGGCCGGGAAGATGCAGGTGGAGCCGCGGGACATCGTCCTCACCGAGCTCAATCAGTTCATCGAGCGCAGCTTCCTCCCTGTCGCGGAGCAGAAGGGCCTGTCCTTCACCGTGGAGGTGGGCCCCGGCGCGCCGCGCCACATCCGCACCGACCCGCAGCGGCTCCAGCAGGTGCTGAAGAACCTGCTGTCCAATGCCTTCAAGTTCACCGACGAGGGCAGCGTCCAGTTGAAGGTGAAGCTGGCCGAGGTAGGCACGCACTTCGACCACGAGGTTCTGCGGCGCTCGCGGTACGTGCTCGGCTTCGCGGTGTCGGACACGGGCATCGGCATCGCCCGGGACAAGCAGCGCCTCATCTTCGAGGCGTTCCAGCAGGCGGACGGCTCCACCGCGCGCAAGTACGGTGGCACGGGCCTGGGCCTGTCCATCAGCCGCGAAATCGCCAAGCTGTTGGGCGGTGAAATCCAGGTGACCAGCGAGCCCGGCCGCGGCAGCACCTTCACGCTCTACCTGCCGCCTGAGTACATCAGTCCGGAGGAGGAGGGCCTGCCGTCCATTCCGTCCCCGTACGAGCCTCCGCCCCGGCTGCCGCCTCCTCCGACGCCGGAGTCGCCGCGCGCGGAGCCGCCTCCCGCGCCGCCGGTGGCGGACAGTGGCCACGTGCTGGACGCGGCGCTGCCGCCGCCCATCGAGTCGCTGCTGACGCCCGTCGCCGTGGAGGATGACCGCGACCACATCCGCGAAGGGGACCGCGTCCTGCTACTCATCGAGGACGACGTGAAGTTCGCCCGCATCATGGTGCAGATGGCGCGGGAGAAGGGCTTCAAGGCCCTGGTGGCCACGCGCGGCGACACCGGCCTGTCCATGGCCAACGAGTTCCAGCCGCACGCCATCACCCTGGACATCCAGCTCCCCGTCGTGGACGGCTGGAGCGTGCTGGACCGGCTCAAGCGCAACCCGCGCACGCGCCACATCCCCGTGCACGTCATCAGCGTCATGGACAAGAACCAGGGCAACTCACAGGGCGCCTTCGGTTACCTCACCAAGCCCGTCAGCAAGGAGGGCCTGGAGCGGGTGTTCAACCAACTGGCCAGCTTCCTGGAGCGCAAGGAGCGCCGGCTGCTGCTGGTGGAGGACGACGACGTCCAGCGCGACAGCCTGGTGAAGCTGCTGAGCGAAGGCGGCGATGTCGAGGTGACGGCCGTGGCCACCGGCGAGGAGGTGCTCCATCACCTGGAGACGGGCGAGTTCGACTGCGTCGTCATCGACCTGATGCTGCCCGACACCGATGGCATCCGGCTGGTGGAGGAGGTCAAGACGCAGAACCGCTTCCGCGACCTGCCCATCGTCATCTACACCGGCAAGGAGCTGACGCCCAAGGACGAGGCCCGGCTGCGCCGCTACACCGGCAGTGTCATCCTCAAGAGCGGGACGAAGAGTCCGGAGCAACTGCTCAGCGACACGGCGCTGTTCCTCCACCGGTTGGACCAGAACCTGCCGCCTCGCGCCCGCGCCGCCCTGGCTCAGCGCAACGAGAAGGACGCGGAGCTGTCCGCCAAGAAGGTCCTGGTGGTGGATGACGACATGCGCAACATCTTCGCGCTCACCAGCGTGCTGGAGAACCACGGCATGCAGGTGGTGTTCGCGGAGAACGGGCGCGCGGCCATCGAGATGCTCGAACAGCACCGCGACGTCGACATCGTCCTCATGGACGTGATGATGCCGGAGATGGACGGCTATGAGACCATGCGGGCCATCCGCAAGGACCTCAAGTACTCCAGCCTCCCCATCATCGCGGTGACGGCGAAGGCGCTGAAGGACGACCGGGAGAAGTGCATGGCGGCCGGCGCGAGCGACTACCTGCCCAAGCCGGTGGACACCGACAAGCTTCTGGAGCTCATCCGTCTGTGGGTGACGGCTTGA
- a CDS encoding dihydrodipicolinate synthase family protein, which yields MSALLRGIVAYPITPFTSTGRVDEVLLGKIVDDMVKAGVHAIAPLGSTGVLPYLSDDEREQVAEIVIKRVAGRVPTLVGVSSLTTERTVHHAKHAEKLGASAVMIIPMSYWKLSDAEIITHYETVAKRIAIPIAVYNNPATGGLDLSPDVISRLLKIPNVTMVKGSTGDVNRMHRLVQLCGEDVAFYNGSNPLALAAFVAGARGWCTAAPHIIPKLNIELYDAIQRGDVAAARQSFYRQLPFLQFIVAHGLPRAISAALELQGTSVGPLRAPLQALPAERVEELRRILVGLEVIPGE from the coding sequence ATGAGCGCGCTGCTTCGCGGTATCGTCGCGTATCCAATCACTCCCTTCACGTCGACGGGACGTGTCGACGAGGTGCTCCTCGGCAAGATCGTTGACGACATGGTGAAGGCGGGTGTCCACGCCATCGCGCCTCTCGGCAGCACCGGCGTGCTGCCGTACCTCTCCGATGACGAAAGGGAGCAGGTTGCGGAAATCGTCATCAAGCGGGTCGCCGGGCGCGTCCCCACGCTCGTCGGCGTTTCGAGCCTCACCACCGAGCGCACCGTCCACCACGCGAAGCACGCCGAGAAGCTCGGTGCCAGCGCGGTGATGATCATCCCGATGAGCTACTGGAAGCTGAGCGACGCCGAAATCATCACCCACTACGAGACGGTGGCGAAGCGCATCGCCATCCCCATCGCGGTCTACAACAACCCCGCAACGGGTGGCCTCGACCTGAGCCCCGACGTCATCTCGCGGCTGCTGAAGATCCCGAACGTCACGATGGTCAAGGGGAGCACCGGCGACGTGAACCGCATGCACCGCCTCGTCCAGCTCTGCGGCGAGGATGTGGCGTTCTATAATGGGAGCAACCCGCTCGCCTTGGCAGCCTTCGTGGCCGGTGCGCGCGGCTGGTGCACCGCGGCGCCCCACATCATCCCGAAGCTCAACATCGAGCTCTACGACGCCATCCAGCGAGGTGACGTCGCGGCAGCGCGTCAGAGCTTCTATCGGCAGCTTCCTTTCCTGCAATTCATCGTCGCTCACGGCCTCCCGCGTGCAATCTCGGCGGCGCTCGAGCTACAGGGGACGTCTGTCGGGCCGCTCCGCGCGCCCCTGCAGGCGCTCCCTGCAGAGCGTGTCGAGGAGCTCCGTCGAATCCTCGTCGGGCTCGAAGTCATTCCCGGCGAATGA
- a CDS encoding aldolase, producing MSKTFTQTKEELVGKAKKQMDTTFGQGDWTVRQKLALTCRILFEGGHDSGLAGQITARATEPGTYYTQQLGLGFDEITASNLLVVNSDLEVLEGKGMANPANRFHSWVYEARPDVNCIIHTHPTHIVALSMLEVPLQVSHMDMCPLFDDCAFLKDWPGVPVGNEEGELISKALGSKRALLLSHHGQLVAGDSIEQACVLAELFERAARLQLLASAAGDIKPIPEKLGKEAHDWILRPTRSAITFAYFARRVLKKHGDALA from the coding sequence ATGTCGAAGACCTTTACGCAGACGAAGGAGGAGCTGGTCGGAAAAGCGAAGAAGCAGATGGACACCACCTTCGGCCAGGGTGACTGGACCGTGCGTCAGAAGCTGGCGCTGACCTGCCGAATTTTGTTCGAGGGCGGCCACGACTCGGGGTTGGCCGGGCAGATCACCGCCCGCGCTACGGAGCCCGGCACCTACTACACGCAGCAGTTGGGCCTTGGGTTCGATGAGATCACCGCGTCGAACCTCCTGGTCGTCAACAGCGACCTTGAGGTTCTCGAAGGCAAAGGGATGGCCAACCCGGCGAACCGCTTCCATAGCTGGGTCTACGAGGCGCGGCCCGACGTCAACTGCATCATCCACACGCACCCGACGCACATCGTCGCGCTCTCCATGCTCGAGGTCCCCCTGCAGGTCTCGCACATGGATATGTGCCCCCTCTTCGATGACTGCGCCTTCCTGAAAGATTGGCCGGGGGTACCGGTCGGCAACGAGGAAGGTGAGCTCATCTCCAAGGCGCTCGGCTCCAAGCGCGCGCTCCTCCTCTCCCATCACGGTCAACTGGTGGCCGGCGATAGCATCGAGCAGGCGTGCGTGCTGGCCGAGCTCTTCGAGAGGGCGGCTCGCCTGCAGCTCCTCGCCTCTGCGGCTGGCGACATCAAGCCCATACCGGAGAAGCTGGGAAAGGAGGCGCACGACTGGATCTTGCGGCCCACGCGCAGCGCGATCACGTTCGCCTACTTCGCGCGCCGAGTGCTGAAGAAGCACGGGGACGCCCTGGCTTGA